One window of Medicago truncatula cultivar Jemalong A17 chromosome 2, MtrunA17r5.0-ANR, whole genome shotgun sequence genomic DNA carries:
- the LOC11418069 gene encoding uncharacterized protein: MMAIEKNSFKVSRVDTECEPMSKESMSSGDEEDVQRRNSGNESDEDDDEFDDADSGAGSDDFDLLELGETGAEFCQIGNQTCSIPLELYDLSGLEDILSVDVWNDCLSEEERFELAKYLPDMDQETFVQTLKELFTGCNFQFGSPVKKLFDMLKGGLCEPRVALYREGLNFVQKRQHYHLLKKHQNTMVSNLCQMRDAWLNCRGYSIEERLRVLNIMTSQKSLMGEKMDDLEADSSEESGEGMWSRKNKDKKNAQKLGRFPFQGVGSGLDFHPREQSMVMEQEKYSKQNPKGILKLAGSKTHLAKDPTAHSSSVYHGLDMNPRLNGSAFAHPQHNISTGYDLGSIRRTRDQLWNGDNEEEISYRDRNALRGSLMDMSSALRVGKRHDLLRGDEIEGGNLMGLSMSSKTDLRGYTRNPNQSSDMQLFAAKPPSKKKGKYAENVQQFVGSRGSKLSHNVDSIHSPDPDDLFYNKRPAQELGMSSLFKYEDWNPKSKKRKAERESPDLSYTAYRSSSPQVSNRLFSSDFRTKSSQEKIRGSFVQNGRKDMKPLRGSHMLARGEETESDSSEQWDDDDDNNPLLQSKFAYPIGKAAGSLTKPLKSHLDPMKAKFSRTDMKATQSKKIGGFAEQGNMHGADNYLSKNAKKSKIFNGSPVRNPAGKFMEENYPSVSDMLNGGHDDWRQLYKSKNDQIRDEPVQRFDMPSSTSYAAEHKKKGRIGLDHSSMRSKYLHDYGNDEDDSLENRLLADENGVGQSRFWRKGQKNVAHKDDRDERSEVPLLGCNSAMKKRKMKFGAADFGERDEDANLLSSNPSKIDDLPAFSLKRKSKKKPGAEMVISEMENSELPLTHTVTADVEVETKPQKKPYILITPTVHTGFSFSIMHLLTAVRTAMISPPEVESLEAGKPVEQQNKAQEDSLNGVISSDKVDDKVAANVEPSDQKNVPSLTIQEIVNRVRSNPGDPCILETQEPLQDLVRGVLKIFSSKTAPLGAKGWKVLAVYEKSTRSWSWIGPVLHNSSDHDPIEEVTSPEAWGLPHKMLVKLVDSFANWLKCGQDTLKQIGSLPAPPLELMQINLDEKERFRDLRAQKSLNTISPSSEEVRAYFRKEELLRYSIPDRAFSYTAADGKKSIVAPLRRCGGKPTSKARDHFMLKRDRPPHVTILCLVRDAAARLPGSIGTRADVCTLIRDSQYIVEDVSDEKINQVVSGALDRLHYERDPCVLFDQERKLWVYLHREREEEDFDDDGTSSTKKWKRQKKDVADQSDQAPVTVACNGTGEQSGYDLCSDLNVDPPCIEDDKEAVQLLTTDTRPNAEDQVVVNPVSEVGNSCEDNSMTWEALDLNPTRELCQENSTNEDFGDESFGRERPVGLLSASLL, encoded by the coding sequence ATGATGGCTATTGAGAAGAACAGTTTTAAGGTGTCAAGGGTTGATACTGAGTGTGAACCGATGAGTAAAGAGAGTATGTCTAGTGGTGATGAAGAGGATGTTCAACGGCGGAATTCGGGGAATGAATCtgatgaggatgatgatgagTTTGATGATGCTGATTCTGGGGCGGGTTCGGATGATTTTGATTTGCTTGAATTGGGTGAGACTGGGGCTGAGTTTTGTCAAATTGGGAATCAGACTTGTAGTATTCCATTGGAGCTTTATGATCTTTCGGGGCTTGAAGATATACTTTCGGTTGATGTGTGGAATGATTGTTTGAGTGAAGAGGAGAGGTTTGAACTTGCTAAGTATCTTCCTGATATGGATCAAGAGACATTTGTTCAGACATTGAAAGAGCTTTTTACGGGTTGTAACTTTCAGTTTGGGAGTCCTGTGAAGAAGTTGTTTGATATGCTGAAGGGTGGTTTGTGTGAGCCGAGAGTTGCGCTTTACAGGGAGGGGTTGAATTTTGTTCAGAAGCGCCAACATTATCATTTGTTGAAGAAACATCAGAACACCATGGTTAGCAATCTTTGTCAGATGAGAGATGCTTGGCTCAACTGCAGAGGGTACAGTATTGAAGAAAGGCTCCGTGTTCTGAATATTATGACCAGTCAAAAGAGTTTGATGGGTGAGAAGATGGACGATTTGGAGGCTGATTCTTCAGAAGAGTCCGGTGAAGGTATGTGGAGTAGGAAGAACAAGGATAAGAAAAATGCCCAGAAATTGGGTCGTTTTCCTTTCCAAGGTGTGGGTTCAGGTTTAGATTTCCATCCGCGAGAACAATCAATGGTTATGGAACAAGAGAAGTATAGCAAGCAAAACCCTAAAGGTATACTCAAGCTGGCTGGTTCGAAGACACATCTAGCAAAGGACCCAACTGCTCACTCGTCTTCTGTCTACCATGGTTTGGATATGAACCCCAGGCTTAATGGTTCAGCTTTTGCTCACCCTCAACATAATATATCAACTGGATATGATTTGGGATCAATCCGCAGGACGAGGGATCAGTTGTGGAATGGCGACAATGAGGAGGAAATTTCGTATCGAGATCGTAATGCATTACGAGGCAGCCTGATGGACATGTCTAGTGCTCTGAGAGTGGGAAAGAGGCACGACCTTCTGAGAGGTGATGAAATAGAGGGTGGCAATTTGATGGGTCTGTCTATGTCTTCAAAGACTGATCTACGTGGATACACCAGAAATCCAAACCAATCCTCTGATATGCAGTTGTTCGCAGCAAAGCCACCTTCTAAGAAAAAGGGTAAGTATGCTGAAAATGTTCAACAATTTGTAGGTTCTAGGGGTTCAAAGTTATCGCATAACGTTGATTCGATCCACTCACCAGATCCTGATGATCTTTTCTACAACAAAAGACCAGCACAGGAACTTGGTATGAGttctttatttaaatatgaagattggaATCCTAAGAGCAAGAAACGGAAAGCTGAGAGAGAGTCTCCTGATCTCAGTTATACAGCTTATAGGTCTTCCTCACCACAGGTCAGCAATAGACTTTTTTCGTCAGATTTTAGAACAAAATCATCGCAAGAGAAGATCAGAGGGAGTTTTGTACAGAATGGAAGAAAAGATATGAAGCCTTTGAGGGGTAGCCATATGCTTGCAAGAGGTGAAGAAACTGAATCAGATTCCTCAGAACAGtgggatgatgatgatgataataatccTTTATTGCAGAGCAAATTTGCTTACCCAATTGGTAAAGCTGCTGGTTCTCTCACAAAACCATTGAAGTCTCATCTAGATCCTATGAAGGCCAAATTCAGTAGGACAGATATGAAGGCAACACAATCCAAAAAGATAGGTGGCTTTGCAGAGCAGGGGAACATGCATGGTGCAGATAATTACCTTTCAAAAAATGCAAAGAAGAGTAAAATATTCAATGGCAGTCCTGTGCGTAACCCTGCTGGCAAATTCATGGAAGAGAACTATCCCTCAGTATCAGATATGCTAAATGGTGGTCATGATGATTGGAGACAATTATACAAAAGCAAGAATGATCAAATACGAGATGAACCTGTTCAAAGGTTTGACATGCCCTCATCAACTTCATATGCTGCTGAGCATAAGAAGAAAGGGAGAATTGGCCTTGATCATTCCAGTATGAGGTCAAAATATTTACATGATTATGGTAATGATGAGGATGACTCACTTGAGAATCGGTTGTTAGCGGATGAAAATGGAGTTGGACAGAGTaggttttggagaaaagggcaGAAAAATGTTGCACATAAGGATGATCGTGATGAAAGATCTGAGGTACCATTACTTGGTTGTAACTCAGCAATGAAGAAGCGAAAAATGAAGTTTGGTGCAGCAGATTTTGGTGAAAGAGATGAAGATGCCAATCTTCTGTCAAGCAATCCTTCCAAAATAGATGATTTGCCtgctttttctttgaaaagaaaGTCAAAGAAAAAACCAGGGGCTGAGATGGTTATTTCTGAAATGGAGAATTCTGAACTGCCTCTTACTCATACGGTGACGGCAGACGTAGAAGTGGAGACCAAGCCACAGAAAAAGCCATATATTTTGATCACACCTACTGTTCATACTggattttcattttctattatGCATCTTCTTACTGCAGTCCGCACAGCAATGATTAGTCCACCTGAAGTAGAAAGTTTGGAGGCGGGGAAGCCTGTAGAACAGCAGAACAAAGCGCAGGAAGACAGTCTCAATGGTGTTATTTCTAGCGATAAGGTGGATGATAAGGTGGCTGCCAATGTTGAACCTTCTGACCAAAAGAATGTGCCATCTCTTACCATTCAGGAGATCGTCAATCGTGTGAGATCAAACCCTGGTGATCCCTGTATTCTTGAGACACAAGAGCCACTGCAGGATTTGGTTAGAGGTGTTCTAAAGATATTCTCTTCCAAAACAGCACCTTTAGGAGCAAAGGGTTGGAAGGTACTAGCAGTTTATGAAAAATCTACCAGAAGTTGGTCATGGATTGGCCCGGTTTTACACAACTCATCTGACCATGATCCCATTGAGGAAGTGACATCTCCCGAAGCTTGGGGCCTTCCTCATAAGATGCTCGTCAAGTTGGTCGATTCCTTCGCCAATTGGTTGAAATGTGGTCAGGATACTCTTAAACAAATAGGAAGTCTCCCTGCACCACCCTTGGAATTGATGCAAATCAACCTTGATGAGAAGGAACGGTTTAGAGACCTAAGGGCCCAAAAGAGTCTTAACACCATAAGCCCAAGTTCAGAGGAAGTGAGGGCTTATTTTCGCAAGGAGGAACTTCTCAGGTACTCAATTCCGGATAGAGCTTTCTCATATACTGCAGCTGATGGTAAAAAGTCTATTGTGGCTCCATTGAGAAGATGTGGTGGTAAGCCAACATCAAAAGCCAGAGACCATTTTATGTTGAAACGTGATCGTCCACCACATGTTACAATTCTCTGTCTTGTCAGAGATGCAGCTGCTAGGTTGCCTGGAAGTATTGGTACTAGAGCAGATGTTTGTACATTAATTCGAGATTCTCAATACATTGTTGAAGATGTCTCTGATGAAAAAATTAACCAAGTAGTTAGTGGAGCCTTGGATAGATTGCATTATGAACGTGATCCTTGTGTGCTATTTGATCAAGAGAGGAAACTGTGGGTCTATTTAcatagagaaagagaagaggaagatTTTGACGATGATGGCACGTCGTCCACAAAGAAATGGAAGAGGCAGAAAAAAGATGTTGCTGATCAATCTGATCAGGCACCAGTAACTGTTGCTTGTAATGGGACTGGAGAGCAAAGTGGATATGATTTGTGCTCTGATCTCAATGTGGATCCACCATGCATTGAAGACGATAAGGAAGCGGTTCAACTTCTGACTACTGATACAAGGCCGAATGCAGAGGATCAAGTTGTTGTCAATCCTGTTTCTGAAGTAGGCAATTCTTGCGAAGACAATTCAATGACTTGGGAGGCTCTTGATTTGAATCCTACTCGAGAGTTATGCCAAGAAAATTCAACAAATGAAGATTTTGGTGATGAATCCTTTGGGAGAGAAAGACCTGTTGGACTACTAAGTGCAAGCTTATTGTGA
- the LOC11414008 gene encoding kinesin-like protein KIN-5D — translation MEVQQKRGGLVPLSPSQTPRSTDKPARDLRSADSNSNSHNKYDKEKGVNVQVLVRCRPMNEDEMRLHTPVVISCNEGRREVAAVQSIANKQIDRTFVFDKVFGPNSQQKELYDQAVSPIVYEVLEGYNCTIFAYGQTGTGKTYTMEGGAIKKNGEFPTDAGVIPRAVKQIFDILEAQSAEYSMKVTFLELYNEEITDLLAPEETTKFVDEKSKKPIALMEDGKGGVLVRGLEEEIVCTANEIYKILEKGSAKRRTAETLLNKQSSRSHSIFSITIHIKECTPEGEEMIKCGKLNLVDLAGSENISRSGAREGRAREAGEINKSLLTLGRTINALVEHSGHVPYRDSKLTRLLRDSLGGKTKTCIIATVSPSIHCLEETLSTLDYAHRAKNIKNKPEVNQKMMKSAMIKDLYSEIDRLKQEVYAAREKNGIYIPRDRYLNEEAEKKAMAEKIERMELDADSKDKNLVELQELYNSQQLLTAELSAKLEKTEKSLEETEQTLFDLEERHRQANATIKEKEFLISNLLKSEKELVERAIELRAELENAASDVSNLFSKIERKDKIEEENRVLIQKFQSQLAQQLEALHRTVSASVMHQEQQLKDMEKDMQSFVSTKSEATEDLRVRVVELKNMYGSGIKALDNLAEELKSNNQLTYEDLKSEVAKHSSALEDLFKGIALEADSLLNDLQNSLHKQEANVTAFAHQQREAHSRAVETTRSVSKITMKFFETIDRHASSLTQIVEETQFVNDQKLCELEKKFEECTAYEEKQLLEKVAEMLASSNARKKKLVQMAVNDLRESANCRTSKLQREALTMQDSTSFVKAEWMVHMEKTESNYHEDTSSVESGKKDLAEVLQICLNKAEVGSQQWRNAQDSLLSLEKRNAGSVDTIVRGGMEANQALRARFSSSVSTTLEDAGIANTDINSSIDYSLQLDHEACGNLNSMITPCCGDLTELKGGHYNRIVEITENAGKCLLNEYMVDEPSCSTPTRRLFNLPSVSSIEELRTPSFEELLKAFWDAKSQKLANGDVKHIGSYEETQSVRDSRVPLTTIN, via the exons ATGGAGGTTCAACAGAAAAGAGGTGGATTAGTGCCGTTATCGCCGTCGCAGACGCCGCGTTCGACGGATAAGCCGGCACGAGATCTACGATCTGctgattcaaattcaaatagtCATAATAAGTATGATAAAGAGAAAGGAGTTAATGTTCAGGTTTTGGTTCGGTGTAG GCCgatgaatgaagatgaaatGCGGCTTCATACGCCGGTTGTGATTTCGTGtaatgaaggaagaagagaagTTGCAGCTGTTCAGAGTATAGCTAACAAGCAGATCGATAGAACCTTCGTATTCGATAAG GTGTTTGGTCCTAATTCTCAACAGAAAGAATTGTATGATCAGGCAGTGTCTCCTATTGTGTATGAAGTGCTTGAGGGTTATAATTGTACAATTTTTGCATATGGACAGACCGGAACAGGGAAGACATATACGATGGAAGGAGGCGCAATAAAGAAG AATGGCGAATTTCCGACTGATGCTGGTGTCATCCCAAGAGCTGTGAAGCAGATTTTTGATATATTAGAAGCTCAGAGTGCTGAGTACAGCATGAAAGTAACATTTTTGGAGCTTTACAATGAGGAAATAACTGATCTATTGGCCCCTGAGGAGACTACAAAATTTGTAGATGAGAAGTCTAAGAAACCTATTGCTTTAATGGAAGATGGGAAAGGGGGTGTTCTTGTCAGAGGATTAGAAGAAGAGATCGTTTGCACTGCAAATGAAATTTACAAGATATTAGAAAAAGGTTCCGCAAAAAGGCGCACTGCCGAGACTCTTCTGAACAAACAAAGTAGCCGTTCTCACTCCATATTTTCTATCACAATTCATATCAAGGAATGTACTCCGGAAGGTGAAGAAATGATTAAATGTGGAAAGCTAAACCTTGTGGACCTTGCGGGCTCGGAGAATATTTCACGCTCTGGTGCAAGAGAG GGTCGAGCAAGAGAGGCTGGGGAGATAAATAAAAGCTTGCTTACACTTGGTCGAACTATCAATGCTCTAGTTGAGCACTCAGGTCATGTTCCATATAG AGATAGCAAATTAACCAGGCTGTTGAGGGATTCTTTGGGTGGTAAAACCAAGACATGCATTATTGCCACGGTATCACCTTCCATTCACTGTCTAGAAGAAACCCTTAGTACCTTGGATTACGCACACCGTGCTAAAAATATCAAGAACAAACCAGAG GTTAATCAGAAAATGATGAAATCTGCGATGATTAAAGATTTGTATTCTGAAATTGACAGACTAAAGCAAG AGGTGTATGCtgcaagagagaaaaatggaatCTATATACCACGCGATCGTTACCTTAACGAAGAAGCTGAGAAGAAG GCCATGGCTGAAAAGATAGAACGCATGGAACTCGATGCAGATTCTAAGGATAAG AACCTGGTGGAGCTTCAAGAACTCTACAATTCTCAGCAACTTTTGACTGCTGAATTAAGTGCGAAACTTGAAAAAACTGAG AAAAGTCTAGAAGAAACTGAGCAGACATTGTTTGATCTTGAGGAAAGGCACAGACAAGCAAATGCAACAATTAAGGAAAAGGAATTCTTGATATCAAATCTTCTAAAATCTG AAAAGGAACTGGTAGAACGTGCAATTGAACTACGGGCAGAGCTTGAGAATGCTGCATCGGATGTGTCAAACCTGTTTTCCAAAATCG AGCGGAAGgataaaattgaagaagaaaacagGGTACTTATCCAGAAATTCCAGTCTCAGTTAGCTCAGCAACTTGAAGCTTTGCACAGGACAGTTTCAGCATCTGTAATGCATCAAGAGCAGCAACTGAAGGATATGGAAAAAGATATGCAGTCTTTTGTATCAACAAAATCAGAG GCTACCGAAGATCTTAGAGTAAGGGTTGTTGAGTTGAAGAATATGTATGGTTCTGGAATTAAAGCTTTGGATAATTTAGCCGAGGAGCTTAAATCAAATAACCAATTAACTTACGAAGACTTGAAATCTGAAGTAGCTAAGCACTCATCTGCCTTGGAGGAT CTTTTTAAAGGAATTGCCTTAGAAGCTGATTCATTACTGAATGATCTTCAAAATAGTCTCCACAAGCAAGAGGCCAATGTAACTGCTTTTGCTCATCAACAACGAGAG GCACATTCCAGGGCAGTTGAGACTACACGTTCAGTATCTAAAATAACGATGAAATTTTTTGAGACAATAGACAGGCATGCATCCAGTTTGACCCAAATAGTGGAAGAAACACAATTTGTTAATGATCAGAAATTGTGTGAGCTTGAAAAGAAGTTTGAG GAGTGCACTGCTTATGAAGAAAAGCAATTGCTGGAGAAAGTGGCAGAAATGCTAGCAAGTTCAAATGCTAGAAAGAAAAAACTG GTTCAAATGGCCGTTAATGACCTTCGAGAAAGTGCAAACTGTAGAACAAGTAAATTGCAGCGAGAAGCATTAACCATGCAGGATTCCACTTCTTTTGTAAAGGCAGAATGGATGGTTCACATGGAAAAGACAGAATCCAACTATCACGAGGATACTTCTTCGGTGGAATCTGGAAAGAAAGACCTTGCGGAGGTTCTTCAAATCTG CCTCAACAAGGCAGAAGTAGGTTCACAACAATGGAGAAATGCTCAAGATTCCTTGCTTAGTCTAGAGAAGAGAAATGCTGGTTCTGTGGATACTATTGTTCG GGGAGGAATGGAAGCTAATCAAGCTCTGCGAGCCCGATTCTCAAGTTCTGTGTCAACTACACTTGAAGATGCAGGAATTGCAAACACGGATATTAACTCATCTATTGATT ATTCATTGCAACTTGATCATGAAGCTTGTGGGAATTTGAATTCCATGATTACCCCATGCTGTGGTGACCTGACAGAATTGAAGGGTGGACATTACAACAGAATTGTGGAGATAACTGAAAATGCAGGAAAATGTCTTCTCAATGAGTACATG GTTGATGAACCATCTTGTTCAACACCAACAAGAAGACTCTTCAATTTACCTAGCGTATCATCTATAGAGGAGCTAAGAACTCCATCATTTGAGGAGCTTTTGAAGGCATTTTGGGATGCAAAATCTCAGAAACTAGCAAATGGAGATGTTAAACACATTGGTTCATATGAAGAAACTCAATCAGTAAGAGACTCCAGAGTTCCTCTTACCACTATTAACTAA
- the LOC11422665 gene encoding chitinase 2, translating into MELHIPKPCFILLILTTSLFASTILAANSNLFREYIGAQFKGVKFSDVPINPNVNFHFILSFAIDYDTSSPPSPTNGNFNIFWDTQNLSPSEVSFIKNQNPNVKVALSLGGDTVQGDPVNFIPSSIDSWVSNAVSSLTSIIKTYNLDGIDVDYEHFIGDPNTFAECIGRLITTLKNNNVISFASIAPFDDAEVQNHYLALWKSYSNIIDYVNFQFYAYDKSTTVAQFIDYYNKQSSNYNSEKVLVSFVSDGSTGLGPGNGFLDGCRMLKSQQKLNGIFVYSADDSKADGFRYEKEAQEVLASPN; encoded by the coding sequence atgGAACTTCACATTCCCAAACCATGCTTTATCCTTTTAATTCTAACGACTTCCTTGTTTGCATCAACTATCCTAGCTGCAAACTCAAACCTATTCCGAGAATACATTGGAGCTCAATTCAAAGGTGTCAAATTTTCAGATGTTCCTATAAACCCAAATGTCAATTTCCACTTCATTTTATCCTTTGCTATTGACTATGATACTTCATCTCCTCCTTCTCCCACAAATGGAAACTTCAACATCTTTTGGGACACTCAAAATCTTAGCCCTTCCGAAGTCTCTttcatcaaaaatcaaaatccaaatgTCAAAGTAGCTCTTAGTCTTGGTGGAGACACCGTTCAAGGCGACCCCGTTAACTTCATTCCATCTTCGATTGATTCTTGGGTTTCAAACGCGGTTTCTTCACTCACAAGCATAATCAAGACGTATAATTTAGATGGAATTGACGTTGATTATGAACATTTCATCGGAGATCCTAATACATTTGCTGAATGCATTGGAAGGTTAATTACAACTCTCAAAAATAACAACGTTATTAGTTTTGCTTCAATTGCTCCATTTGATGATGCTGAAGTTCAAAATCATTACTTAGCCTTATGGAAGAGTTATAGTAACATTATAGATTatgttaattttcaattttatgcatatGATAAAAGTACCACAGTGGCACAATTTATTGATTATTACAATAAACAAAGCTCAAATTATAATAGTGAAAAAGTTTTGGTGAGTTTTGTTAGTGATGGGAGTACTGGATTAGGCCCAGGCAATGGATTCTTGGATGGATGTCGTATGTTAAAGAGTCAGCAAAAGCTTAATGGAATTTTTGTGTATTCAGCTGATGACTCTAAAGCTGATGGTTTCCGCTATGAGAAGGAAGCACAAGAGGTTTTGGCTAGTCCTAATTAg
- the LOC11416084 gene encoding ruBisCO-associated protein, producing the protein MLSIFRQYTFDDSFEQVFISSKFLKEYQIALTFATDYDQNNLPTNGIFRVNWDTTKVTPESITHFKKQHPEVNIKVYISIGNRGTTFPFSPQNNKSWILNATKSLTNIIKNNKDYNLQVDGIDVLYENIEASPVDFVECIGQLIKNLKENGVIKEASISPSFALNNDFYFLLYRAYSNQIDWVDYQFQNEVVPVFAPNKLVELYDELVLEFYPRKKLFAGYSAENEDWATLSPIVFFLGGMNILKKRKGPGISIHYHNYYQQNSNNE; encoded by the coding sequence atgttgtcTATCTTTAGGCAATATACATTCGATGACTCATTCGAGCAAGTTTTCATATCTAGCAAATTCCTAAAAGAGTACCAAATTGCCCTCACATTTGCCACAGACTACGACCAAAACAACCTACCCACAAATGGAATTTTCAGGGTAAATTGGGACACAACAAAAGTCACACCTGAATCAATAACCCATTTCAAAAAACAACACCCCGAAGTGAACATTAAAGTGTATATTAGTATAGGTAACCGTGGCACAACATTCCCATTTTCTccacaaaacaacaaatcatgGATTCTCAATGCAACAAAATCACTCACAAAcatcattaaaaacaacaaagattacAATCTCCAAGTAGATGGGATCGATGTTTTATATGAAAACATTGAAGCCTCACCCGTTGACTTTGTTGAATGCATTGGTCAACTTATAAAGAATTTAAAGGAAAATGGAGTTATAAAAGAAGCTTCTATTTCTCCTTCTTTTGCTCTCAACAATgacttttatttcttattgtaTCGTGCTTATTCTAATCAAATTGATTGGGTTGATTATCAGTTTCAAAATGAGGTTGTTCCTGTTTTTGCACCCAACAAATTGGTGGAACTTTATGATGAATTGGTATTGGAATTTTATCCGAGGAAGAAATTATTTGCTGGGTATAGTGCTGAGAATGAGGATTGGGCTACATTGTCACCTATTGTGTTTTTTCTAGGTGGAATGAACATTCTTAAGAAGAGAAAAGGTCCTGGTATTTCAATTCATTACCATAATTACTATCAACAAAACTCAAATAACGAATGA